In Dermochelys coriacea isolate rDerCor1 chromosome 16, rDerCor1.pri.v4, whole genome shotgun sequence, one genomic interval encodes:
- the FPGS gene encoding folylpolyglutamate synthase, mitochondrial isoform X1, whose product MGFGGLRALHPALRLVAAGGPRCFSTRPARAPRMEYQDAIRTLNTLQTNASYLEQVKRERGDPQVQLEAMKGFLERSGLKVEDLDQLNIIHVTGTKGKGSTCAFTERILRNYGLKTGFYSSPHLVQVRERIRINGQPISKELFSKYFWQVYNRLEETKDPGHTSMPAYFRFLTIMAFHVFLQEKVDLAVVEVGIGGAYDCTNIIRKPIVCGVSSLGIDHTSILGDTIEKIAWQKGGIFKPGVPAFTVPQPERPLEVLRVRARESSCPLYLCPDLGAFEEDDKALQLGLAGEHQRCNATLALQLSRAWLQQQGYQGTGELKDLQPSAELLGKRPVPLAPAFRPSGSMVQGLRDTEWLGRTQVLQHGPVTWYVDGAHTTSSVQACVRWFRQAALNEEKPEDGSEVRVLLFNATGDRDTAALLKLLLPCQFDYAVFCPNFAEVSAVGNADQQNFNVTLENMLTRCLENQKKWNQLMEEKVGQDLWLSPHMKVEGLGGLLKPDPLRSPLLFVPSSERALNSNSLVFPCISHALQWITQGRDPHFQAPAIKGLHLHPVAGSGAVLLKEAAAIHVLVTGSLHLVGGVLKLLDQSLSQ is encoded by the exons ATGGGCTTTGGCGGGCTCCGCGCGCTGCACCCCGCGCTGCGGCTGGTGGCGGCCGGCGGCCCGCGCTGCTTCAGCACCAGGCCGGCCCGCGCGCCCAGGATGGAGTACCAG GATGCCATCCGGACCCTGAACACCCTCCAGACCAATGCCAGTTACCTGGAGCAGGTGAAGCGGGAGCGAGGAGACCCCCAGGTACAGCTGGAGGCCATGAAAGGCTTCTTGGAGCGAAGTGGGTTAAAG GTCGAAGACCTGGATCAACTGAACATCATCCACGTAACTGGGACAAAGGGCAAG GGCTCGACGTGTGCCTTCACGGAGCGCATCCTCCGCAACTATGGCCTGAAGACGGGCTTCTACAG CTCTCCCCACCTGGTCCAGGTGCGTGAGAGGATCCGCATCAACGGGCAGCCGATCAGCAAGGAGCTCTTCAGCAAGTACTTCTGGCAGGTGTATAACCGGCTGGAGGAGACcaag GACCCCGGCCACACCAGCATGCCCGCCTACTTCCGCTTCCTCACCATCATGGCCTTCCACGTCTTCCTGCAGGAGAAG GTGGATCTGGCTGTGGTGGAAGTTGGCATTGGGGGTGCCTATGACTGCACCAACATCATCAG GAAGCCGATCGTGTGCGGGGTCTCCTCTCTGGGGATTGACCACACCAGCatcctgggggacaccattgAGAAGATCGCCTGGCAGAAAGGGGGCATCTTCAAG CCTGGAGTGCCGGCGTTCACAGTGCCCCAGCCTGAGCGGCCCCTGGAGGTGCTGAGGGTGCGAGCCAGGGAGAGCTCG TGCCCGCTTTACCTGTGCCCTGACTTGGGTGCCTTCGAAGAGGATGATAAGGCACTTCAGCTGGGGCTGGCGGGCGAGCACCAGCGATGCAATGccactctggccctgcagctctcacgggcctggctgcagcagcaggggtATCAGG GTACTGGGGAGCTGAAGGACTTGCAGCCAAGTGCTGAGCTACTAGGCAAGAGACCCGTGCCCCTGGCACCTGCCTTCAGGCCCAGCGGCTCCATGGTGCAGG gttTACGGGACACGGAGTGGCTGGGCCGCACCCAGGTGCTGCAGCACGGGCCGGTGACGTGGTACGTCGATGGGGCGCACACCACCAGCAGCGTGCAGGCCTGTGTGCGCTGGTTCCGCCAGGCAGCCCTCAACgaggagaagcctgagga CGGCTCCGAGGTCCGAGTGCTTCTCTTCAACGCCACGGGGGACCGAGACACAGCTGCTCTTCTCAAGCTGCTGCTG CCTTGCCAGTTTGACTACGCCGTCTTCTGCCCCAACTTCGCAGAGGTGTCTGCGGTGGGGAACGCAG ACCAACAGAACTTCAACGTCACCCTAGAGAACATGCTGACCCGCTGCCTGGAGAACCAGAAGAAGTGGAACCAGCTGATGGAGGAGAAGGTGGGGCAGGACCTCTGGCTGTCTCCCCACATGAAGGTGGAGGGGCTGGGCGGCCTGCTGAAGCCAGACCCCTtgcgcagccccctgctcttcgTGCCCTCCTCCGAGCGCGCGCTCAACTCCAACTCGCTGGTGTTCCCCTGCATCTCTCACGCCCTGCAGTGGATCACCCAGGGCAGGGACCCGCACTTCCAGGCGCCCGCCATCAAGGGGCTCCACCTGCACCCCGTGGCAGGCAGCGGCGCCGTCTTGCTCAAGGAAGCAGCTGCCATCCATGTGCTGGTCACGGGAAGCCTGCACCTGGTGGGTGGAGTCTTGAAGCTGCTCGACCAATCGCTCTCGCAGTAG
- the CDK9 gene encoding cyclin-dependent kinase 9: MLCFDRKRRLEKLFCRNCDSQAAPRRRKGRGMAGETGSCRDMTSPNAPSLGATEAGWRRWARGPAMAKQYDAVDCPFCDEVSKYEKLAKIGQGTFGEVFKAKHRQTGKKVALKKVLMENEKEGFPITALREIKILQLLKHENVVNLIEICRTKASPYNRCKGSIYLVFDFCEHDLAGLLSNAHVKFTLSEIKKVMQMLLNGLYYIHRNKILHRDMKAANVLITRDGVLKLADFGLARAFSLAKNSQPNRYTNRVVTLWYRPPELLLGERDYGPPIDLWGAGCIMAEMWTRSPIMQGNTEQHQLTLISQLCGSITPEVWPNVDKYELYQKLDLPKGQKRKVKDRLKAYVKDPYALDLIDKLLVLDPAQRIDSDDALNHDFFWSDPMPSDLKNMLSTHNQSMFEYLAPPRRRGGHMPQQPANQGRNPAATNQTEFDRVF; this comes from the exons ATGTTGTGCTTTGACAGGAAGAGAAGACTGGAGAAGCTATTCTGCAGG AACTGCGACTCCCAGGCGGCACCGCGGcgcaggaaggggcggggcatggCTGGCGAGACCGGAAGCTGCCGGGATATGACGTCACCAAACGCGCCGTCGCTGGGGGCGACAGAGGCCGGTTGGCGCCGCTGGGCTCGGGGCCCCGCCATGGCGAAGCAGTACGACGCGGTGGACTGTCCCTTCTGCGACGAGGTGTCCAAGTACGAGAAGCTGGCGAAGATCGGGCAGGGCACGTTCGG GGAAGTGTTCAAAGCAAAACATCGACAGACTGGCAAGAAGGTGGCTCTGAAGAAAGTGTTGATGGAAAATGAGAAGGAGGGG TTCCCCATCACAGCCCTACGTGAGATCAAAATCCTTCAGCTGCTCAAGCATGAGAATGTGGTGAACCTCATAGAAATCTGCAGGACCAAAG CCTCTCCATACAATCGCTGCAAGGGCAGCATCTATCTGGTGTTCGATTTCTGTGAGCACGACCTCGCAGGCCTCCTCAGCAACGCCCATGTGAAGTTCACGCTGTCTGAGATCAAGAAAGTGATGCAGATGCTGCTGAATGGACTTTACTACATCCACAGAAATAAG ATCTTGCACCGGGATATGAAAGCTGCAAATGTACTGATCACCCGAGATGGGGTCCTGAAACTGGCAGACTTTGGTTTGGCTCGAGCCTTCAGCCTGGCAAAAAACAGTCAGCCCAACCGCTACACTAACCGGGTGGTGACTCTGTGGTATCGGCCTCCGGAGCTTCTCTTAG GGGAACGGGACTATGGCCCCCCCATTGAtctctggggtgcaggctgcatcATGGCAGAGATGTGGACTCGCAGCCCCATCATGCAGGGGAACACGGAACAACACCAGCTCACTCTCATCAGCCAGCTCTGTGGATCCATCACTCCGGAG GTTTGGCCAAATGTGGATAAGTATGAGCTGTACCAGAAACTGGACCTGCCCAAGGGCCAAAAGCGCAAGGTTAAAGATCGCCTGAAAGCCTATGTCAAAGACCCATATGCTCTGGATCTTATAGACAAACTGCTCGTTCTGGATCCTGCCCAAAGAATAGACAGTGATGATGCACTGAATCATGACTTCTTCTGGTCGGACCCAATGCCCTCTGATCTCAAGAACATGCTCTCCACCCACAATCAATCAATGTTTGAGTACCTGGCTCCACCCAGGAGAAGAGGTGGACACATGCCACAGCAGCCAGCTAATCAGGGCAGGAATCCAGCTGCAACCAATCAGACAGAGTTTGACAGAGTGTTTTGA
- the FPGS gene encoding folylpolyglutamate synthase, mitochondrial isoform X3 — MKDAIRTLNTLQTNASYLEQVKRERGDPQVQLEAMKGFLERSGLKVEDLDQLNIIHVTGTKGKGSTCAFTERILRNYGLKTGFYSSPHLVQVRERIRINGQPISKELFSKYFWQVYNRLEETKDPGHTSMPAYFRFLTIMAFHVFLQEKVDLAVVEVGIGGAYDCTNIIRKPIVCGVSSLGIDHTSILGDTIEKIAWQKGGIFKPGVPAFTVPQPERPLEVLRVRARESSCPLYLCPDLGAFEEDDKALQLGLAGEHQRCNATLALQLSRAWLQQQGYQGTGELKDLQPSAELLGKRPVPLAPAFRPSGSMVQGLRDTEWLGRTQVLQHGPVTWYVDGAHTTSSVQACVRWFRQAALNEEKPEDGSEVRVLLFNATGDRDTAALLKLLLPCQFDYAVFCPNFAEVSAVGNADQQNFNVTLENMLTRCLENQKKWNQLMEEKVGQDLWLSPHMKVEGLGGLLKPDPLRSPLLFVPSSERALNSNSLVFPCISHALQWITQGRDPHFQAPAIKGLHLHPVAGSGAVLLKEAAAIHVLVTGSLHLVGGVLKLLDQSLSQ; from the exons ATGAAG GATGCCATCCGGACCCTGAACACCCTCCAGACCAATGCCAGTTACCTGGAGCAGGTGAAGCGGGAGCGAGGAGACCCCCAGGTACAGCTGGAGGCCATGAAAGGCTTCTTGGAGCGAAGTGGGTTAAAG GTCGAAGACCTGGATCAACTGAACATCATCCACGTAACTGGGACAAAGGGCAAG GGCTCGACGTGTGCCTTCACGGAGCGCATCCTCCGCAACTATGGCCTGAAGACGGGCTTCTACAG CTCTCCCCACCTGGTCCAGGTGCGTGAGAGGATCCGCATCAACGGGCAGCCGATCAGCAAGGAGCTCTTCAGCAAGTACTTCTGGCAGGTGTATAACCGGCTGGAGGAGACcaag GACCCCGGCCACACCAGCATGCCCGCCTACTTCCGCTTCCTCACCATCATGGCCTTCCACGTCTTCCTGCAGGAGAAG GTGGATCTGGCTGTGGTGGAAGTTGGCATTGGGGGTGCCTATGACTGCACCAACATCATCAG GAAGCCGATCGTGTGCGGGGTCTCCTCTCTGGGGATTGACCACACCAGCatcctgggggacaccattgAGAAGATCGCCTGGCAGAAAGGGGGCATCTTCAAG CCTGGAGTGCCGGCGTTCACAGTGCCCCAGCCTGAGCGGCCCCTGGAGGTGCTGAGGGTGCGAGCCAGGGAGAGCTCG TGCCCGCTTTACCTGTGCCCTGACTTGGGTGCCTTCGAAGAGGATGATAAGGCACTTCAGCTGGGGCTGGCGGGCGAGCACCAGCGATGCAATGccactctggccctgcagctctcacgggcctggctgcagcagcaggggtATCAGG GTACTGGGGAGCTGAAGGACTTGCAGCCAAGTGCTGAGCTACTAGGCAAGAGACCCGTGCCCCTGGCACCTGCCTTCAGGCCCAGCGGCTCCATGGTGCAGG gttTACGGGACACGGAGTGGCTGGGCCGCACCCAGGTGCTGCAGCACGGGCCGGTGACGTGGTACGTCGATGGGGCGCACACCACCAGCAGCGTGCAGGCCTGTGTGCGCTGGTTCCGCCAGGCAGCCCTCAACgaggagaagcctgagga CGGCTCCGAGGTCCGAGTGCTTCTCTTCAACGCCACGGGGGACCGAGACACAGCTGCTCTTCTCAAGCTGCTGCTG CCTTGCCAGTTTGACTACGCCGTCTTCTGCCCCAACTTCGCAGAGGTGTCTGCGGTGGGGAACGCAG ACCAACAGAACTTCAACGTCACCCTAGAGAACATGCTGACCCGCTGCCTGGAGAACCAGAAGAAGTGGAACCAGCTGATGGAGGAGAAGGTGGGGCAGGACCTCTGGCTGTCTCCCCACATGAAGGTGGAGGGGCTGGGCGGCCTGCTGAAGCCAGACCCCTtgcgcagccccctgctcttcgTGCCCTCCTCCGAGCGCGCGCTCAACTCCAACTCGCTGGTGTTCCCCTGCATCTCTCACGCCCTGCAGTGGATCACCCAGGGCAGGGACCCGCACTTCCAGGCGCCCGCCATCAAGGGGCTCCACCTGCACCCCGTGGCAGGCAGCGGCGCCGTCTTGCTCAAGGAAGCAGCTGCCATCCATGTGCTGGTCACGGGAAGCCTGCACCTGGTGGGTGGAGTCTTGAAGCTGCTCGACCAATCGCTCTCGCAGTAG
- the FPGS gene encoding folylpolyglutamate synthase, mitochondrial isoform X2 encodes MWWSCPYARRIEMDAIRTLNTLQTNASYLEQVKRERGDPQVQLEAMKGFLERSGLKVEDLDQLNIIHVTGTKGKGSTCAFTERILRNYGLKTGFYSSPHLVQVRERIRINGQPISKELFSKYFWQVYNRLEETKDPGHTSMPAYFRFLTIMAFHVFLQEKVDLAVVEVGIGGAYDCTNIIRKPIVCGVSSLGIDHTSILGDTIEKIAWQKGGIFKPGVPAFTVPQPERPLEVLRVRARESSCPLYLCPDLGAFEEDDKALQLGLAGEHQRCNATLALQLSRAWLQQQGYQGTGELKDLQPSAELLGKRPVPLAPAFRPSGSMVQGLRDTEWLGRTQVLQHGPVTWYVDGAHTTSSVQACVRWFRQAALNEEKPEDGSEVRVLLFNATGDRDTAALLKLLLPCQFDYAVFCPNFAEVSAVGNADQQNFNVTLENMLTRCLENQKKWNQLMEEKVGQDLWLSPHMKVEGLGGLLKPDPLRSPLLFVPSSERALNSNSLVFPCISHALQWITQGRDPHFQAPAIKGLHLHPVAGSGAVLLKEAAAIHVLVTGSLHLVGGVLKLLDQSLSQ; translated from the exons ATGTGGTGGAGCTGCCCCTACGCTCGAAGAATTGAGAtg GATGCCATCCGGACCCTGAACACCCTCCAGACCAATGCCAGTTACCTGGAGCAGGTGAAGCGGGAGCGAGGAGACCCCCAGGTACAGCTGGAGGCCATGAAAGGCTTCTTGGAGCGAAGTGGGTTAAAG GTCGAAGACCTGGATCAACTGAACATCATCCACGTAACTGGGACAAAGGGCAAG GGCTCGACGTGTGCCTTCACGGAGCGCATCCTCCGCAACTATGGCCTGAAGACGGGCTTCTACAG CTCTCCCCACCTGGTCCAGGTGCGTGAGAGGATCCGCATCAACGGGCAGCCGATCAGCAAGGAGCTCTTCAGCAAGTACTTCTGGCAGGTGTATAACCGGCTGGAGGAGACcaag GACCCCGGCCACACCAGCATGCCCGCCTACTTCCGCTTCCTCACCATCATGGCCTTCCACGTCTTCCTGCAGGAGAAG GTGGATCTGGCTGTGGTGGAAGTTGGCATTGGGGGTGCCTATGACTGCACCAACATCATCAG GAAGCCGATCGTGTGCGGGGTCTCCTCTCTGGGGATTGACCACACCAGCatcctgggggacaccattgAGAAGATCGCCTGGCAGAAAGGGGGCATCTTCAAG CCTGGAGTGCCGGCGTTCACAGTGCCCCAGCCTGAGCGGCCCCTGGAGGTGCTGAGGGTGCGAGCCAGGGAGAGCTCG TGCCCGCTTTACCTGTGCCCTGACTTGGGTGCCTTCGAAGAGGATGATAAGGCACTTCAGCTGGGGCTGGCGGGCGAGCACCAGCGATGCAATGccactctggccctgcagctctcacgggcctggctgcagcagcaggggtATCAGG GTACTGGGGAGCTGAAGGACTTGCAGCCAAGTGCTGAGCTACTAGGCAAGAGACCCGTGCCCCTGGCACCTGCCTTCAGGCCCAGCGGCTCCATGGTGCAGG gttTACGGGACACGGAGTGGCTGGGCCGCACCCAGGTGCTGCAGCACGGGCCGGTGACGTGGTACGTCGATGGGGCGCACACCACCAGCAGCGTGCAGGCCTGTGTGCGCTGGTTCCGCCAGGCAGCCCTCAACgaggagaagcctgagga CGGCTCCGAGGTCCGAGTGCTTCTCTTCAACGCCACGGGGGACCGAGACACAGCTGCTCTTCTCAAGCTGCTGCTG CCTTGCCAGTTTGACTACGCCGTCTTCTGCCCCAACTTCGCAGAGGTGTCTGCGGTGGGGAACGCAG ACCAACAGAACTTCAACGTCACCCTAGAGAACATGCTGACCCGCTGCCTGGAGAACCAGAAGAAGTGGAACCAGCTGATGGAGGAGAAGGTGGGGCAGGACCTCTGGCTGTCTCCCCACATGAAGGTGGAGGGGCTGGGCGGCCTGCTGAAGCCAGACCCCTtgcgcagccccctgctcttcgTGCCCTCCTCCGAGCGCGCGCTCAACTCCAACTCGCTGGTGTTCCCCTGCATCTCTCACGCCCTGCAGTGGATCACCCAGGGCAGGGACCCGCACTTCCAGGCGCCCGCCATCAAGGGGCTCCACCTGCACCCCGTGGCAGGCAGCGGCGCCGTCTTGCTCAAGGAAGCAGCTGCCATCCATGTGCTGGTCACGGGAAGCCTGCACCTGGTGGGTGGAGTCTTGAAGCTGCTCGACCAATCGCTCTCGCAGTAG